A window from Theobroma cacao cultivar B97-61/B2 chromosome 3, Criollo_cocoa_genome_V2, whole genome shotgun sequence encodes these proteins:
- the LOC18605170 gene encoding uncharacterized protein LOC18605170 isoform X1: MLAMVTPKEHIEQIRKTKFSIGGEPNPLTEDLHQAVRNLSAELYTKDVHFLMELIQNAEDNVYLEGVDPSLEFVLTSRDITATGATATLLMFNNEKGFSSKNIESICSVGRSTKKGNRKRGYIGEKGIGFKSVFLITAQPYIFSNGYQIRFNEAPCPHCSLGYIVPEWVEEKPTLSDIRKVYGLSSALPTTTIVLPLKPDKVKPVKQQLSSVHPEVLLFLSKIKCLSVREDNEDPRLNTVSAIAITSETNFMTRKNIDAESYTLRLAAEENGNKFGRECSYFMWKQKFPVRQENKVERRMDVEELVITLAFPNEERLHRGMTLPGVYAFLPTEMVTNLPFIIQADFVLSSSRETILVDNKWNQGILDCVPSAFVNAFISLVKMTEDAPVSSLPRMFTFLPVNCSSYQQFNAIRESIRLKLVDEDILPSDESCMQQKFFHKPSEVGRIMPAFWDIVEKARKEAVGLHNLSSHGTYVLHSSFDRVEYDHILNFLGVGPVKNGWYAKCIQSSNIVLGVSEGVYLDLLLLLAENWSNIFLNTDIKNIPLVKYVDSFGGVSLFSISESSQQKKAVICLSNQVRHVSWLIDWNAEFRGVANRFFLPKSTQEAIRSCFEKETILEWLQNQVKVVPVSVYDYAAALIGYLGGERKLVVTYAHFLYHSLLKDFISAPNVRYLCGIMPLVDNYGNVTATTRRRVLVPAIGSKWVSLIGSNPLKAEGYIELGEDYLRPGNFVGEITPEKKLLKFLGSNVAASDIPSLSPPNAAIPAVSSPLTKENTFLLLDWIQNMKNRGTLIPEKFLTSIKNGSWLKVTINGSSSYKPPSQSFFHSSSWGRFLQNGLVFVDIPLIDQSFYGDRISKYKEELKIIGVMFEYGEACAFIGKHLMRLASSSTLGRDRVFSILGFIRYLRTKLLPPDEFICSIKEGMWLKTSHDYRSPVGAVLFDEEWKTATQICDVPFIDHTFYGDEIFCFKAELELLGVIVHFSGSYQLVIESLKSSSCLTSLKADAFLLALECMRYAKSSERLVTALKNVKCLKTNLGHKPPSECFLYDREWGCLLQVFNCFPIIDCAYYGSTISSYKCELRRLGAVVDFGAAVTSFASKFRQQASLSSITKDNILSFLSCYRQFKRTLHKFPSDLKNCIHEVKWLRTRLGDFRSPKDCILFGPKWESISTITLLPFIDDTDNYCGKDIHEYRDELMSIGVVVEFEHGVKFVPGCLCFPRSSSMIAPTNALSLLKCLRILLKDKNYTFSEAFLKKVSEKWLKTYTGYRSPGKSLLFDGRSGLKPTDGPFIDEGFYGSEIRTYRKELDSIGVTVDVEKGSTLLASHLAFHSDFATIIRIYKFLAEVGWVPDSEATRKIWIPDGNENGRWVKPDECVLHDKDGLFGLQLNVLEKHYKNKLPLQFFSGAFGVKSNPSLDDYCNLWKGWETSRQQLSHDECCAFWRFVVEHQSSKNEKILSERLVKLPVDSGSDGIMLFDKHDVFIADDLQLKDLFVQSSSCPLFVWYPQPSLPSLPRTMLLELYRKIGVRMISESVQTKELSLKNDLELKQVNHRGAMRKELVRLLLGFLAGSSLKMESDKRHEAVKCLLNLTVLETSEPITVGYTLFLSSGETQEVRASRMIRWDKESSKIFIQKMDKSAGKKNFLECATYFAEAIAEGVLWEKEDQISSLSELIKLAFLLKFNEEAVGFLMKSKNLQVFVEDEELLSAAFPSE; this comes from the exons atgttagcaATGGTTACACCTAAAGAACACATTGAGCagataagaaaaacaaagttctCAATAGGAGGAGAACCAAACCCTTTGACTGAGGACCTTCATCAAGCTGTTAGGAATTTATCCGCTGAGCTGTATACCAAAGATGTCCATTTCCTCATGGAGCTCATCCAG AATGCAGAAGACAATGTGTACTTGGAAGGGGTGGATCCATCACTTGAGTTTGTTTTAACCTCCCGAGACATCACAGCCACAGGAGCTACAGCCACATTGCTGATGTTCAATAATGAGAAAGGGTTTTCCTCCAAAAACATAGAATCCATTTGCAGTGTTGGACGTTCCACTAAGAAAGGGAACAGGAAACGTGGTTATATTGGGGAGAAAG GAATTGGATTCAAGAGTGTCTTTCTGATCACTGCTCAGCCTTACATATTCAGCAATGGCTATCAGATACGGTTCAATGAAGCACCTTGCCCCCACtgcagtcttgggtacattGTTCCTGAGTGGGTTGAGGAGAAGCCAACCCTTTCTGACATTAGAAAGGTATATGGATTGTCTTCTGCACTTCCAACCACGACAATTGTCCTGCCCCTGAAGCCTGACAAGGTCAAACCTGTGAAGCAGCAGCTCTCTAGTGTTCATCCTGAAGTTTTGCTATTCCTTTCAAAGATTAAGTGTCTTTCTGTCAGGGAGGACAATGAAGATCCCAGGCTCAACACTGTAAGTGCAATAGCTATTACAAGTGAGACTAATTTTAtgacaaggaagaacattgatGCTGAGTCCTATACCCTTCGTCTTGCTGCTGAGGAAAATGGCAACAAGTTTGGAAGGGAATGCAGCTACTTCATGTGGAAGCAAAAGTTTCCAGTTCGGCAggaaaacaaagtggaaaggAGGATGGATGTTGAAGAGTTGGTAATCACATTGGCTTTTCCAAATGAAGAGCGTCTCCATAGAGGGATGACCTTACCTGGGGTCTATGCATTTCTTCCAACAGAGATGGTGACCAACTTACCCTTCATAATTCAAGCGGATTTTGTTTTATCGTCATCAAGGGAAACAATACTTGTAGACAACAAATGGAACCAAGGGATTCTTGATTGTGTGCCCTCTGCTTTTGTCAATGCGTTCATCTCATTGGTGAAAATGACAGAGGATGCTCCAGTATCAAGTTTGCCTCGGATGTTCACTTTCTTGCCTGTCAACTGTTCCTCGTATCAGCAGTTTAATGCCATTAGAGAATCCATCAGATTAAAACTGGTTGATGAAGATATTCTTCCAAGTGATGAGTCATGCATGCAGCagaaattttttcataaacCCAGTGAAGTGGGCAGAATTATGCCTGCTTTCTGGGATATTGTGGAGAAGGCAAGAAAGGAGGCGGTAGGCTTGCATAATCTTTCATCTCATGGAACATATGTCTTACATTCTTCATTTGATCGTGTTGAGTATGATCACattctaaattttttgggAGTCGGACCAGTCAAGAATGGATGGTATGCAAAGTGCATTCAGAGTTCCAATATTGTCTTGGGGGTTTCTGAGGGCGTTTATCTTGACCTTCTTCTCCTCCTTGCTGAGAATTGGTCGAACATATTCCTCAATACCGACATCAAGAACATACCACTTGTCAAATATGTGGATTCTTTTGGAGGTGTGTCTTTGTTCAGTATCAGTGAATCCTCACAACAAAAAAAGGCGGTAATATGCCTGTCAAATCAAGTTCGTCATGTTTCATGGTTGATTGATTGGAATGCGGAATTCAGAGGTGTTGCCAACCGTTTTTTTCTTCCCAAAAGCACACAAGAAGCCATTCGTTCATGTTTTGAGAAAGAAACAATTTTGGAATGGCTTCAAAACCAGGTGAAGGTTGTTCCTGTAAGTGTATATGACTATGCAGCAGCTCTCATTGGCTATCTAGGTGGTGAGAGGAAGCTTGTTGTCACCTATGCTCACTTCTTATATCATTCATTATTGAAGGATTTCATATCAGCACCAAATGTTCGTTATTTGTGTGGCATCATGCCACTTGTAGATAACTATGGTAATGTGACTGCGACCACGAGGAGGAGGGTTCTTGTTCCTGCTATTGGAAGCAAATGGGTGAGTTTGATTGGTTCGAATCCACTGAAAGCTGAAGGCTATATTGAGTTAGGAGAAGACTACTTACGTCCTGGAAATTTTGTTGGTGAAATCACACCTGAAAAGAAGCTATTGAAGTTTCTAGGATCAAATGTTGCAGCTTCAGACATTCCTTCTCTATCTCCCCCTAATGCTGCCATCCCTGCTGTCTCTTCGCCACTCACAAAGGAAAACACTTTCTTGCTGTTGGATTGGATTCAGAACATGAAAAATAGAGGAACTCTAATTCCAGAGAAGTTTTTGACAAGCATAAAAAATGGAAGCTGGCTGAAAGTCACAATAAATGGCTCTTCTAGCTACAAACCACCATCACAATCATTTTTTCATTCCTCGTCATGGGGAAGATTTTTGCAGAATGGATTAGTGTTTGTAGATATTCCGCTGATTGATCAGAGCTTTTATGGAGACAGAATAAGTAAGTATAAGGAGGAGCTAAAAATAATTGGAGTCATGTTTGAATATGGAGAAGCATGTGCATTTATTGGGAAGCATCTCATGAGACTAGCATCTTCATCAACGTTAGGTAGAGACCGTGTCTTCTCCATTCTTGGTTTCATTAGATATTTGAGAACAAAATTGCTCCCTCCTGATGAATTTATCTGCAGCATCAAAGAAGGAATGTGGCTAAAGACATCTCATGACTACAGATCCCCAGTTGGAGCTGTTTTGTTCGATGAGGAATGGAAAACAGCTACACAAATCTGTGATGTCCCCTTTATTGATCACACATTCTATGGCGATGAAATCTTTTGCTTCAAAGCAGAGCTTGAGTTGCTTGGTGTTATAGTTCACTTCAGTGGGAGTTATCAGCTTGTTATTGAAAGCTTGAAATCTTCTTCATGCTTGACCTCTTTGAAAGCTGATGCTTTTCTTTTGGCGCTGGAATGTATGCGTTATGCAAAATCATCTGAGCGCCTTGTTACGGCACTAAAAAATGTGAAGTGTTTGAAGACAAATCTTGGTCACAAACCTCCGTCTGAATGCTTTCTATATGATCGAGAGTGGGGTTGTCTCCTACAGGTTTTCAATTGTTTCCCGATAATTGATTGTGCATACTATGGAAGTACCATCTCCTCTTACAAATGTGAGTTGAGGAGATTGGGTGCTGTGGTGGATTTTGGGGCTGCAGTCACATCTTTTGCTAGCAAATTCAGGCAACAGGCATCATTATCTTCTATTACAAAAGATAATATTTTGTCGTTTCTGTCATGCTATAGACAATTTAagagaacactgcataaatttCCCTCTGACTTGAAGAATTGCATCCATGAAGTAAAGTGGTTGCGGACTCGGCTTGGTGATTTTAGGTCTCCAAAAGATTGCATCCTCTTTGGTCCGAAGTGGGAGTCCATTTCCACAATTACTCTCCTTCCTTTTATTGATGATACCGATAATTATTGTGGAAAGGACATTCACGAGTATAGAGACGAGTTGATGAGCATTGGGGTTGTTGTTGAATTCGAACATGGTGTGAAGTTTGTCCCTGGTTGTCTCTGTTTTCCTCGGAGTAGCAGCATGATAGCTCCCACAAATGCACTTTCATTGCTCAAATGCTTGAGAATTTTGTTGAAAGACAAGAATTACACCTTCTCAGAAGcgtttttgaaaaaagtttcagAAAAATGGTTGAAAACCTATACTGGTTATAGGAGTCCAGGTAAGAGCTTATTGTTCGATGGGAGATCAGGCTTAAAGCCAACAGATGGACCATTCATTGATGAAGGTTTCTATGGTTCTGAGATTAGAACCTATAGAAAAGAGCTCGATTCAATAGGAGTTACTGTTGATGTTGAGAAGGGAAGCACATTGCTAGCCAGCCACCTTGCTTTCCATTCTGATTTTGCCACAATCATTcgaatatataaatttttggCAGAAGTAGGATGGGTGCCTGATAGTGAAGCTACACGGAAAATCTGGATCCCTGatggaaatgaaaatggaagGTGGGTCAAACCTGATGAATGTGTTCTACATGACAAAGATGGTCTCTTTGGTTTGCAGTTGAATGTTTTGGAGAAACACTATAAGAACAAACTACCACTGCAGTTTTTCTCTGGTGCATTTGGTGTCAAATCAAATCCTTCACTTGATGATTATTGCAATCTTTGGAAAGGTTGGGAAACTTCAAGACAGCAATTGTCACATGATGAGTGTTGTGCATTCTGGAGGTTTGTTGTGGAGCACCAGAGTTCAAAGAACGAGAAAATTCTTTCTGAAAGATTGGTAAAGTTGCCCGTGGACTCAGGTTCGGATGGAATTATGTTATTTGACAAGCATGATGTGTTTATCGCTGATGACCTTCAGCTTAAGGATCTTTTTGTCCAGTCCTCTTCTTGTCCGCTATTTGTCTGGTATCCTCAGCCAAGCTTGCCTTCTTTGCCTCGAACTATGCTACTTGAATTATACAGAAAAATTGGGGTTCGCATGATCTCCGAGTCTGTACAGACGAAAGAATTATCATTGAAAAATGACTTGGAACTTAAGCAGGTTAATCATAGAGGTGCTATGAGAAAAGAGCTGGTTCGACTTCTTCTTGGCTTTTTAGCAGGTTCTTCTTTAAAAATGGAATCAGACAAAAGGCATGAAGCTGTTAAGTGCCTCCTCAATCTCACTGTCCTTGAGACTTCCGAACCGATTACAGTGGGATATACTTTGTTTTTATCTTCGGGTGAAACCCAAGAAGTTAGAGCAAGTCGAATGATACGTTGGGATAAAGAGAGCTCGAAGATTTTCATTCAGAAGATGGACAAGTCGGCTGGGAAAAAGAATTTCCTTGAATGTGCTACTTACTTCGCTGAAGCAATTGCTGAAGGGGTACTGTGGGAAAAGGAAGATCAAATTAGTTCACTCTCTGAACTAATCAAGCTGGCCTTTCTTCTGAAATTCAATGAAGAGGCAGTGGGTTTCTTGATGAAATCCAAGAATTTGCAAGTGTTTGTGGAGGACGAGGAATTGCTCTCTGCTGCCTTCCCTTCTGAATAA
- the LOC18605170 gene encoding uncharacterized protein LOC18605170 isoform X2, protein MWLEKNNAEDNVYLEGVDPSLEFVLTSRDITATGATATLLMFNNEKGFSSKNIESICSVGRSTKKGNRKRGYIGEKGIGFKSVFLITAQPYIFSNGYQIRFNEAPCPHCSLGYIVPEWVEEKPTLSDIRKVYGLSSALPTTTIVLPLKPDKVKPVKQQLSSVHPEVLLFLSKIKCLSVREDNEDPRLNTVSAIAITSETNFMTRKNIDAESYTLRLAAEENGNKFGRECSYFMWKQKFPVRQENKVERRMDVEELVITLAFPNEERLHRGMTLPGVYAFLPTEMVTNLPFIIQADFVLSSSRETILVDNKWNQGILDCVPSAFVNAFISLVKMTEDAPVSSLPRMFTFLPVNCSSYQQFNAIRESIRLKLVDEDILPSDESCMQQKFFHKPSEVGRIMPAFWDIVEKARKEAVGLHNLSSHGTYVLHSSFDRVEYDHILNFLGVGPVKNGWYAKCIQSSNIVLGVSEGVYLDLLLLLAENWSNIFLNTDIKNIPLVKYVDSFGGVSLFSISESSQQKKAVICLSNQVRHVSWLIDWNAEFRGVANRFFLPKSTQEAIRSCFEKETILEWLQNQVKVVPVSVYDYAAALIGYLGGERKLVVTYAHFLYHSLLKDFISAPNVRYLCGIMPLVDNYGNVTATTRRRVLVPAIGSKWVSLIGSNPLKAEGYIELGEDYLRPGNFVGEITPEKKLLKFLGSNVAASDIPSLSPPNAAIPAVSSPLTKENTFLLLDWIQNMKNRGTLIPEKFLTSIKNGSWLKVTINGSSSYKPPSQSFFHSSSWGRFLQNGLVFVDIPLIDQSFYGDRISKYKEELKIIGVMFEYGEACAFIGKHLMRLASSSTLGRDRVFSILGFIRYLRTKLLPPDEFICSIKEGMWLKTSHDYRSPVGAVLFDEEWKTATQICDVPFIDHTFYGDEIFCFKAELELLGVIVHFSGSYQLVIESLKSSSCLTSLKADAFLLALECMRYAKSSERLVTALKNVKCLKTNLGHKPPSECFLYDREWGCLLQVFNCFPIIDCAYYGSTISSYKCELRRLGAVVDFGAAVTSFASKFRQQASLSSITKDNILSFLSCYRQFKRTLHKFPSDLKNCIHEVKWLRTRLGDFRSPKDCILFGPKWESISTITLLPFIDDTDNYCGKDIHEYRDELMSIGVVVEFEHGVKFVPGCLCFPRSSSMIAPTNALSLLKCLRILLKDKNYTFSEAFLKKVSEKWLKTYTGYRSPGKSLLFDGRSGLKPTDGPFIDEGFYGSEIRTYRKELDSIGVTVDVEKGSTLLASHLAFHSDFATIIRIYKFLAEVGWVPDSEATRKIWIPDGNENGRWVKPDECVLHDKDGLFGLQLNVLEKHYKNKLPLQFFSGAFGVKSNPSLDDYCNLWKGWETSRQQLSHDECCAFWRFVVEHQSSKNEKILSERLVKLPVDSGSDGIMLFDKHDVFIADDLQLKDLFVQSSSCPLFVWYPQPSLPSLPRTMLLELYRKIGVRMISESVQTKELSLKNDLELKQVNHRGAMRKELVRLLLGFLAGSSLKMESDKRHEAVKCLLNLTVLETSEPITVGYTLFLSSGETQEVRASRMIRWDKESSKIFIQKMDKSAGKKNFLECATYFAEAIAEGVLWEKEDQISSLSELIKLAFLLKFNEEAVGFLMKSKNLQVFVEDEELLSAAFPSE, encoded by the exons ATGTGGCTGGAGAAGAac AATGCAGAAGACAATGTGTACTTGGAAGGGGTGGATCCATCACTTGAGTTTGTTTTAACCTCCCGAGACATCACAGCCACAGGAGCTACAGCCACATTGCTGATGTTCAATAATGAGAAAGGGTTTTCCTCCAAAAACATAGAATCCATTTGCAGTGTTGGACGTTCCACTAAGAAAGGGAACAGGAAACGTGGTTATATTGGGGAGAAAG GAATTGGATTCAAGAGTGTCTTTCTGATCACTGCTCAGCCTTACATATTCAGCAATGGCTATCAGATACGGTTCAATGAAGCACCTTGCCCCCACtgcagtcttgggtacattGTTCCTGAGTGGGTTGAGGAGAAGCCAACCCTTTCTGACATTAGAAAGGTATATGGATTGTCTTCTGCACTTCCAACCACGACAATTGTCCTGCCCCTGAAGCCTGACAAGGTCAAACCTGTGAAGCAGCAGCTCTCTAGTGTTCATCCTGAAGTTTTGCTATTCCTTTCAAAGATTAAGTGTCTTTCTGTCAGGGAGGACAATGAAGATCCCAGGCTCAACACTGTAAGTGCAATAGCTATTACAAGTGAGACTAATTTTAtgacaaggaagaacattgatGCTGAGTCCTATACCCTTCGTCTTGCTGCTGAGGAAAATGGCAACAAGTTTGGAAGGGAATGCAGCTACTTCATGTGGAAGCAAAAGTTTCCAGTTCGGCAggaaaacaaagtggaaaggAGGATGGATGTTGAAGAGTTGGTAATCACATTGGCTTTTCCAAATGAAGAGCGTCTCCATAGAGGGATGACCTTACCTGGGGTCTATGCATTTCTTCCAACAGAGATGGTGACCAACTTACCCTTCATAATTCAAGCGGATTTTGTTTTATCGTCATCAAGGGAAACAATACTTGTAGACAACAAATGGAACCAAGGGATTCTTGATTGTGTGCCCTCTGCTTTTGTCAATGCGTTCATCTCATTGGTGAAAATGACAGAGGATGCTCCAGTATCAAGTTTGCCTCGGATGTTCACTTTCTTGCCTGTCAACTGTTCCTCGTATCAGCAGTTTAATGCCATTAGAGAATCCATCAGATTAAAACTGGTTGATGAAGATATTCTTCCAAGTGATGAGTCATGCATGCAGCagaaattttttcataaacCCAGTGAAGTGGGCAGAATTATGCCTGCTTTCTGGGATATTGTGGAGAAGGCAAGAAAGGAGGCGGTAGGCTTGCATAATCTTTCATCTCATGGAACATATGTCTTACATTCTTCATTTGATCGTGTTGAGTATGATCACattctaaattttttgggAGTCGGACCAGTCAAGAATGGATGGTATGCAAAGTGCATTCAGAGTTCCAATATTGTCTTGGGGGTTTCTGAGGGCGTTTATCTTGACCTTCTTCTCCTCCTTGCTGAGAATTGGTCGAACATATTCCTCAATACCGACATCAAGAACATACCACTTGTCAAATATGTGGATTCTTTTGGAGGTGTGTCTTTGTTCAGTATCAGTGAATCCTCACAACAAAAAAAGGCGGTAATATGCCTGTCAAATCAAGTTCGTCATGTTTCATGGTTGATTGATTGGAATGCGGAATTCAGAGGTGTTGCCAACCGTTTTTTTCTTCCCAAAAGCACACAAGAAGCCATTCGTTCATGTTTTGAGAAAGAAACAATTTTGGAATGGCTTCAAAACCAGGTGAAGGTTGTTCCTGTAAGTGTATATGACTATGCAGCAGCTCTCATTGGCTATCTAGGTGGTGAGAGGAAGCTTGTTGTCACCTATGCTCACTTCTTATATCATTCATTATTGAAGGATTTCATATCAGCACCAAATGTTCGTTATTTGTGTGGCATCATGCCACTTGTAGATAACTATGGTAATGTGACTGCGACCACGAGGAGGAGGGTTCTTGTTCCTGCTATTGGAAGCAAATGGGTGAGTTTGATTGGTTCGAATCCACTGAAAGCTGAAGGCTATATTGAGTTAGGAGAAGACTACTTACGTCCTGGAAATTTTGTTGGTGAAATCACACCTGAAAAGAAGCTATTGAAGTTTCTAGGATCAAATGTTGCAGCTTCAGACATTCCTTCTCTATCTCCCCCTAATGCTGCCATCCCTGCTGTCTCTTCGCCACTCACAAAGGAAAACACTTTCTTGCTGTTGGATTGGATTCAGAACATGAAAAATAGAGGAACTCTAATTCCAGAGAAGTTTTTGACAAGCATAAAAAATGGAAGCTGGCTGAAAGTCACAATAAATGGCTCTTCTAGCTACAAACCACCATCACAATCATTTTTTCATTCCTCGTCATGGGGAAGATTTTTGCAGAATGGATTAGTGTTTGTAGATATTCCGCTGATTGATCAGAGCTTTTATGGAGACAGAATAAGTAAGTATAAGGAGGAGCTAAAAATAATTGGAGTCATGTTTGAATATGGAGAAGCATGTGCATTTATTGGGAAGCATCTCATGAGACTAGCATCTTCATCAACGTTAGGTAGAGACCGTGTCTTCTCCATTCTTGGTTTCATTAGATATTTGAGAACAAAATTGCTCCCTCCTGATGAATTTATCTGCAGCATCAAAGAAGGAATGTGGCTAAAGACATCTCATGACTACAGATCCCCAGTTGGAGCTGTTTTGTTCGATGAGGAATGGAAAACAGCTACACAAATCTGTGATGTCCCCTTTATTGATCACACATTCTATGGCGATGAAATCTTTTGCTTCAAAGCAGAGCTTGAGTTGCTTGGTGTTATAGTTCACTTCAGTGGGAGTTATCAGCTTGTTATTGAAAGCTTGAAATCTTCTTCATGCTTGACCTCTTTGAAAGCTGATGCTTTTCTTTTGGCGCTGGAATGTATGCGTTATGCAAAATCATCTGAGCGCCTTGTTACGGCACTAAAAAATGTGAAGTGTTTGAAGACAAATCTTGGTCACAAACCTCCGTCTGAATGCTTTCTATATGATCGAGAGTGGGGTTGTCTCCTACAGGTTTTCAATTGTTTCCCGATAATTGATTGTGCATACTATGGAAGTACCATCTCCTCTTACAAATGTGAGTTGAGGAGATTGGGTGCTGTGGTGGATTTTGGGGCTGCAGTCACATCTTTTGCTAGCAAATTCAGGCAACAGGCATCATTATCTTCTATTACAAAAGATAATATTTTGTCGTTTCTGTCATGCTATAGACAATTTAagagaacactgcataaatttCCCTCTGACTTGAAGAATTGCATCCATGAAGTAAAGTGGTTGCGGACTCGGCTTGGTGATTTTAGGTCTCCAAAAGATTGCATCCTCTTTGGTCCGAAGTGGGAGTCCATTTCCACAATTACTCTCCTTCCTTTTATTGATGATACCGATAATTATTGTGGAAAGGACATTCACGAGTATAGAGACGAGTTGATGAGCATTGGGGTTGTTGTTGAATTCGAACATGGTGTGAAGTTTGTCCCTGGTTGTCTCTGTTTTCCTCGGAGTAGCAGCATGATAGCTCCCACAAATGCACTTTCATTGCTCAAATGCTTGAGAATTTTGTTGAAAGACAAGAATTACACCTTCTCAGAAGcgtttttgaaaaaagtttcagAAAAATGGTTGAAAACCTATACTGGTTATAGGAGTCCAGGTAAGAGCTTATTGTTCGATGGGAGATCAGGCTTAAAGCCAACAGATGGACCATTCATTGATGAAGGTTTCTATGGTTCTGAGATTAGAACCTATAGAAAAGAGCTCGATTCAATAGGAGTTACTGTTGATGTTGAGAAGGGAAGCACATTGCTAGCCAGCCACCTTGCTTTCCATTCTGATTTTGCCACAATCATTcgaatatataaatttttggCAGAAGTAGGATGGGTGCCTGATAGTGAAGCTACACGGAAAATCTGGATCCCTGatggaaatgaaaatggaagGTGGGTCAAACCTGATGAATGTGTTCTACATGACAAAGATGGTCTCTTTGGTTTGCAGTTGAATGTTTTGGAGAAACACTATAAGAACAAACTACCACTGCAGTTTTTCTCTGGTGCATTTGGTGTCAAATCAAATCCTTCACTTGATGATTATTGCAATCTTTGGAAAGGTTGGGAAACTTCAAGACAGCAATTGTCACATGATGAGTGTTGTGCATTCTGGAGGTTTGTTGTGGAGCACCAGAGTTCAAAGAACGAGAAAATTCTTTCTGAAAGATTGGTAAAGTTGCCCGTGGACTCAGGTTCGGATGGAATTATGTTATTTGACAAGCATGATGTGTTTATCGCTGATGACCTTCAGCTTAAGGATCTTTTTGTCCAGTCCTCTTCTTGTCCGCTATTTGTCTGGTATCCTCAGCCAAGCTTGCCTTCTTTGCCTCGAACTATGCTACTTGAATTATACAGAAAAATTGGGGTTCGCATGATCTCCGAGTCTGTACAGACGAAAGAATTATCATTGAAAAATGACTTGGAACTTAAGCAGGTTAATCATAGAGGTGCTATGAGAAAAGAGCTGGTTCGACTTCTTCTTGGCTTTTTAGCAGGTTCTTCTTTAAAAATGGAATCAGACAAAAGGCATGAAGCTGTTAAGTGCCTCCTCAATCTCACTGTCCTTGAGACTTCCGAACCGATTACAGTGGGATATACTTTGTTTTTATCTTCGGGTGAAACCCAAGAAGTTAGAGCAAGTCGAATGATACGTTGGGATAAAGAGAGCTCGAAGATTTTCATTCAGAAGATGGACAAGTCGGCTGGGAAAAAGAATTTCCTTGAATGTGCTACTTACTTCGCTGAAGCAATTGCTGAAGGGGTACTGTGGGAAAAGGAAGATCAAATTAGTTCACTCTCTGAACTAATCAAGCTGGCCTTTCTTCTGAAATTCAATGAAGAGGCAGTGGGTTTCTTGATGAAATCCAAGAATTTGCAAGTGTTTGTGGAGGACGAGGAATTGCTCTCTGCTGCCTTCCCTTCTGAATAA